The following coding sequences are from one Rathayibacter sp. SW19 window:
- a CDS encoding DeoR/GlpR family DNA-binding transcription regulator: MNRDQRLAAVLDLLAETGQLDVDDIVEKLGVSAATARRDLDSLASRKLLTRTHGGATGQSVAYDLPLRYKREQHEPQKLQIARAASALVHRGDVIGLCGGTTSTAIASTLAVRADLMEASAGPNLTVVTNAINIAAQLLMRPQIKTVVTGGVVHGHSYELVGPYSESVLEQITLDIAFVGVNGIDPVLGCSVHDEREARVNSLMGKRAARAVVAADSSKIGRTAFATLTGGLEVFGTLITDDGITDDQHAALTEHGFEVIVA; the protein is encoded by the coding sequence ATGAACCGCGACCAACGGCTGGCTGCGGTGCTCGACCTGCTTGCCGAGACCGGCCAGCTCGACGTCGACGACATCGTCGAGAAACTCGGGGTGTCCGCTGCGACCGCCCGACGGGATCTGGATTCGCTCGCGAGCCGCAAACTGCTCACCCGCACGCACGGCGGCGCGACTGGGCAGTCTGTGGCCTACGACCTGCCGCTGCGCTACAAGCGCGAGCAGCACGAGCCGCAGAAACTACAGATCGCGCGGGCGGCGAGCGCGCTCGTGCACCGCGGTGACGTCATCGGCCTCTGCGGCGGCACGACGAGTACCGCGATCGCAAGCACCCTCGCCGTCAGAGCAGACCTGATGGAAGCATCCGCCGGGCCGAACCTGACCGTCGTGACCAATGCGATCAACATCGCCGCGCAACTGCTCATGCGCCCGCAGATCAAAACGGTGGTCACCGGCGGCGTTGTGCACGGCCACTCCTACGAACTGGTCGGGCCGTACAGCGAATCGGTGCTCGAACAGATCACACTTGACATCGCATTCGTCGGCGTGAACGGCATCGACCCTGTGCTCGGCTGCAGCGTTCACGACGAGCGGGAAGCACGCGTGAACTCTCTGATGGGCAAGCGCGCCGCCCGCGCCGTCGTTGCCGCGGACTCGAGCAAGATCGGCCGCACCGCGTTTGCTACCCTCACCGGCGGGCTCGAGGTGTTCGGCACGCTGATCACCGATGACGGCATCACCGACGACCAGCACGCGGCTCTCACCGAACACGGATTCGAGGTCATCGTCGCATGA
- a CDS encoding ROK family protein, with product MNETDRTRPGGANPGSANPDGTAPGSAHPDGTASRSAAGDRAPLSADRSILGAGDAVLAFDVGGTDMKAALINEAGELVEVVRVRTPLDGANTAENVVAEAGRLAREFATRHPQLTPVAAGLLVPGEVDDDAGVGVFAENLGWRDMPFRDRLSEILGIPVSFSHDVRGAGEAEYRLGAAAGFSDVVVMVIGTGIASALFVQGRLYSGHGMAGEIGHSKIADGPVCACGGTGCLEAVASAGAIARRYNALTGRNLPGAREVLDRAAAGDADAQAIWSSALDALALGLSHTVALLAPEAIVIGGGLAAAGDTLFVPLRERLDAILTFHRRPLLIPASIGQNAGLIGAALKARDLMTTAPAPDSAPTKALVP from the coding sequence GTGAATGAGACGGACCGCACTCGACCGGGCGGTGCAAATCCGGGCAGCGCAAATCCGGACGGCACAGCCCCGGGCAGCGCACATCCGGACGGCACAGCCTCGCGCAGCGCAGCCGGCGACCGCGCCCCGCTGAGCGCTGACCGATCCATCCTGGGTGCCGGCGACGCGGTGCTCGCCTTCGACGTGGGCGGCACCGATATGAAGGCGGCGCTGATCAATGAAGCGGGCGAGCTGGTCGAGGTCGTCCGTGTTCGCACTCCCCTTGACGGAGCGAACACGGCGGAAAACGTGGTTGCGGAGGCGGGACGCCTCGCGCGCGAGTTCGCCACGCGGCATCCGCAGCTCACCCCCGTCGCGGCAGGCTTGCTGGTGCCGGGCGAGGTCGACGACGATGCCGGGGTCGGCGTATTCGCCGAGAATCTCGGATGGCGCGACATGCCCTTTCGCGACCGGCTCAGCGAGATTCTCGGGATCCCCGTCTCATTCAGCCATGATGTGCGCGGAGCCGGCGAAGCCGAATACCGACTGGGCGCAGCAGCCGGGTTCAGCGATGTGGTCGTGATGGTGATCGGCACCGGCATCGCGAGCGCCCTCTTCGTGCAGGGCCGGCTCTACTCCGGGCACGGAATGGCAGGCGAAATCGGCCACTCCAAGATCGCCGACGGCCCGGTGTGCGCGTGCGGCGGCACCGGCTGCCTCGAAGCGGTCGCCTCCGCCGGTGCGATCGCCCGGCGCTACAATGCGTTGACCGGCCGCAATCTGCCCGGCGCCCGCGAGGTGCTCGACCGTGCGGCAGCCGGGGACGCCGACGCGCAGGCGATCTGGAGCAGCGCCCTCGACGCCCTCGCGCTCGGACTCTCACACACCGTCGCACTGCTTGCCCCCGAGGCAATTGTGATCGGCGGCGGGCTGGCCGCGGCCGGCGACACCCTGTTCGTTCCGCTGCGCGAACGGCTGGATGCCATCCTCACGTTCCACCGGCGGCCCCTGCTCATCCCGGCATCGATCGGTCAGAACGCCGGCCTGATCGGTGCGGCACTCAAGGCCAGGGACCTCATGACGACCGCACCCGCACCGGATTCTGCGCCGACGAAGGCGTTAGTGCCATGA
- a CDS encoding class II fructose-bisphosphate aldolase gives MPLVPTHQIVHSAAAAQSGIGAFNVIHLETAEALVSAAERAGHPVILQISENCVRYHGALEPIGQATLALARASNAPVAVHLDHAEDENLAMLAVDLGFGSVMFDGAKLDYEQNVDATVRIVEYAHARDASVEAELGEIGGKDGAHAPGVRTDPDEAHRFVADTGVDSLAVAVGSSHAMKERVATLDLELIARLHAAVHVPLVLHGSSGVADDQLIAAIVAGMTKINVSTHLNGFFTAAVRAALDADSQLVDSRKYIAPARDALSAEAQRLIALFASASTRANATANASARGGDAAGGVPGGRLHP, from the coding sequence ATGCCACTGGTTCCCACCCACCAAATCGTCCACAGCGCCGCAGCAGCCCAGAGCGGCATCGGGGCGTTCAACGTCATCCACCTGGAAACCGCGGAGGCTCTGGTGTCGGCCGCCGAGCGGGCGGGGCATCCGGTGATCCTGCAGATCTCCGAGAACTGTGTGCGCTACCACGGTGCACTCGAACCGATCGGCCAAGCGACCTTGGCACTGGCCAGGGCATCGAACGCCCCGGTGGCCGTGCACCTCGACCATGCCGAGGATGAGAACCTCGCGATGCTCGCCGTCGACCTGGGTTTCGGTTCCGTCATGTTCGACGGCGCGAAACTCGATTATGAGCAGAACGTGGATGCCACGGTGCGCATTGTCGAGTACGCCCACGCGCGCGATGCGTCTGTCGAAGCCGAGCTCGGCGAAATCGGCGGCAAAGACGGCGCGCATGCACCCGGAGTTCGTACCGACCCCGACGAGGCGCACCGGTTCGTGGCCGACACTGGAGTGGACTCGCTGGCCGTCGCTGTCGGTTCTTCGCATGCGATGAAGGAACGGGTCGCGACTCTCGACCTCGAGTTGATCGCACGGTTGCACGCTGCGGTGCACGTTCCGCTCGTGCTGCACGGGTCCTCCGGCGTGGCGGACGATCAGCTGATCGCAGCGATCGTAGCCGGCATGACGAAGATCAACGTGTCGACGCACCTGAATGGATTCTTCACCGCGGCCGTGCGGGCCGCCCTCGACGCCGACTCGCAGCTGGTGGATTCACGCAAATACATCGCACCGGCACGCGACGCCTTGAGCGCGGAGGCGCAGCGCCTGATCGCCCTGTTCGCGAGCGCCAGCACACGAGCAAACGCAACCGCAAACGCGAGCGCGCGTGGCGGCGACGCTGCCGGCGGCGTGCCAGGCGGTCGGCTGCATCCATGA
- a CDS encoding Gfo/Idh/MocA family protein has product MPTIAIIGQGTMARAHARAWSEVGLADRIRYVCAPGTARPIDDAPRAEFVADLDLVIRDPTIDIVSVCTPTPTHADIAIRALACGKNVLLEKPIALNLRDAAAIQDAAAHSEGILMVAHVVRFFGGYEALRLAAQAGEFGRVLSVRAERISGPPAPSPWWHDESQSGGLLVDFAIHDFDQVNLFLGVPRRVWALRASPTGPIEIGVEYTDGGIGQVQTFMGMDPNVPFSSALGLLGTRGSATHQFSGAPDVTASTPTAEFIRLVTAAGVAFRPADATNPYARQALHFLDCVTSHTDSGIAPTNGAILALAVSLAARRSLAEGRPVDVETA; this is encoded by the coding sequence GTGCCGACCATTGCGATTATTGGACAAGGGACTATGGCACGTGCGCATGCCAGGGCCTGGAGCGAAGTCGGCCTTGCGGATCGGATCCGCTATGTGTGCGCCCCCGGCACCGCTCGGCCGATCGACGACGCACCGCGTGCGGAGTTCGTCGCTGATCTCGACCTGGTGATCCGGGACCCCACCATCGACATCGTGTCCGTGTGCACGCCGACGCCGACCCATGCCGACATCGCCATCCGCGCCCTCGCGTGCGGCAAAAACGTGCTGTTGGAGAAGCCGATCGCACTCAATCTGCGCGACGCCGCGGCCATTCAAGACGCCGCCGCACACAGCGAGGGAATTCTCATGGTCGCCCACGTCGTGCGATTCTTCGGCGGCTACGAGGCTCTCCGGCTGGCTGCGCAGGCCGGGGAATTCGGGCGGGTGCTGTCCGTGCGTGCGGAACGAATCAGCGGCCCGCCTGCGCCCTCTCCGTGGTGGCACGACGAGTCGCAGTCCGGAGGGCTTCTCGTCGACTTCGCGATCCACGACTTCGACCAGGTGAACCTGTTCCTCGGCGTACCGCGCCGTGTCTGGGCCCTCCGCGCGAGCCCGACCGGCCCGATCGAGATCGGCGTCGAGTACACCGACGGGGGCATCGGTCAGGTGCAGACGTTCATGGGCATGGACCCGAATGTCCCGTTCAGTTCAGCGCTGGGCCTGCTCGGAACACGGGGCAGCGCGACTCATCAGTTCAGCGGCGCACCGGACGTGACCGCATCAACGCCGACAGCTGAATTCATCCGGCTCGTCACCGCGGCCGGCGTCGCGTTCCGACCGGCGGATGCGACCAATCCCTACGCTCGACAGGCACTGCACTTTCTCGATTGCGTCACAAGCCACACCGATTCGGGAATCGCCCCGACAAACGGCGCGATTCTCGCGCTCGCAGTCTCGCTGGCCGCCAGGCGGTCACTGGCGGAGGGCCGCCCCGTCGATGTCGAGACTGCCTGA
- the nagA gene encoding N-acetylglucosamine-6-phosphate deacetylase encodes MNHRTLIHSARLVTDGRVRERGWVLFDGDTIAAVGDGDYPESIADAATARVNAAGRWLTPGFVDIHCHGGGGASFDGGPEAISTALRVHRAHGTTRTVLSLVTAELSDLQQQLAGIVVATVADPLILGAHLEGPFLDAGHKGAHDATLLRLPTPAAVELLLEAAGGRLCQVTIAPERAGGMAAIEQFAASGVAVAVGHTAADYETARAAFDAGASILTHAFNAMEGIHHRAPGPVVAATAAGGVTLEVINDGVHVHPQVVRLVFAAAPDRVALVTDAMAAAGASDGEYLLGGLSVTVAEGVARLTHGTSIAGSTLTQDTALQLAVRTAGVNIETAVDALTRAPAHAIGRSADLGRLAPGYAADAVLLGEALTVDTVWAAGNRIVAA; translated from the coding sequence ATGAACCACCGCACACTCATCCACTCGGCCCGGCTCGTCACAGACGGTCGGGTCCGCGAGCGCGGCTGGGTGCTCTTCGACGGTGACACGATTGCGGCCGTCGGCGACGGCGACTACCCCGAGTCGATAGCGGATGCCGCGACAGCCCGTGTGAACGCGGCCGGCCGATGGCTGACCCCCGGCTTCGTCGACATTCATTGTCACGGTGGCGGCGGGGCGTCATTCGACGGCGGTCCTGAAGCCATCAGCACTGCGCTGCGCGTGCACCGCGCCCACGGAACGACCAGAACGGTGCTCTCACTCGTCACAGCGGAACTGAGTGACCTGCAGCAGCAACTCGCCGGCATCGTCGTCGCCACCGTCGCAGACCCGCTCATCCTGGGCGCGCACTTGGAAGGCCCGTTCCTGGATGCCGGACACAAGGGTGCCCACGATGCAACGCTGCTGCGCTTGCCGACTCCCGCCGCGGTCGAGCTGCTACTGGAAGCTGCCGGCGGCCGACTCTGCCAGGTGACGATCGCACCGGAACGCGCCGGCGGCATGGCGGCAATCGAGCAGTTCGCGGCGTCAGGCGTCGCCGTCGCGGTCGGTCACACCGCGGCAGACTACGAGACAGCGCGCGCCGCATTCGACGCGGGGGCGAGCATACTCACCCACGCGTTCAACGCGATGGAGGGCATCCACCACCGCGCTCCGGGCCCTGTCGTTGCCGCGACGGCCGCGGGTGGCGTCACCCTCGAGGTCATCAACGACGGTGTGCATGTGCACCCGCAGGTGGTGCGTCTCGTGTTCGCCGCAGCGCCCGACCGCGTCGCCCTGGTCACCGATGCGATGGCGGCAGCGGGCGCATCCGACGGCGAATACCTGCTCGGCGGCCTGAGCGTGACGGTTGCTGAAGGCGTCGCTCGGCTCACTCACGGCACCTCCATCGCCGGATCGACGCTGACACAAGACACGGCGCTTCAGCTGGCCGTGCGCACCGCCGGAGTGAACATCGAAACGGCGGTGGATGCGTTGACCCGCGCGCCCGCACACGCGATCGGTCGCTCGGCGGACCTCGGCAGGCTCGCGCCCGGCTACGCCGCCGACGCCGTGCTGCTTGGCGAAGCACTCACCGTCGACACGG
- a CDS encoding SIS domain-containing protein encodes MTTTEHSSTPAGVHMAEELASQPQTWARAAALVDERAVLPASGARVAVVGCGTSWFMAQSYAALRERGGHGVTDAYAASEAFIDRDYDAIVAITRSGTTTEVLELLEAVRGRIRTVGIVGDPETPLVELADDVVKLPFADEQSVVQTRFATTALAFLRASLGENLDAAIADAQNAVDAELSEALITADQFTYLGTGWTIGLAHEAALKMREASQSWTESYPAKEYRHGPMAIASPGRVTWMFGQAPRGLAGDVAATGAHFEDSALDGMADLIRAQRVALERARRAGLNPDQPRNLSRSVVLS; translated from the coding sequence ATGACAACGACCGAGCACAGCAGCACCCCCGCGGGTGTGCACATGGCAGAAGAACTTGCCTCCCAGCCGCAAACCTGGGCGCGCGCGGCGGCGCTGGTGGATGAGCGAGCCGTGCTGCCCGCTTCCGGTGCGCGGGTTGCCGTCGTCGGCTGCGGTACCTCCTGGTTCATGGCCCAGTCGTATGCGGCGCTCCGCGAACGCGGCGGTCACGGCGTGACGGATGCCTACGCGGCATCCGAAGCGTTCATCGATCGCGACTACGACGCGATTGTTGCCATCACCCGATCTGGAACGACAACGGAGGTGCTGGAGTTGCTCGAAGCGGTGCGCGGACGCATCCGCACTGTCGGCATCGTCGGCGACCCCGAGACGCCGCTGGTCGAGCTGGCCGACGATGTGGTGAAGCTGCCGTTCGCCGACGAACAGTCCGTCGTGCAAACCCGTTTCGCCACAACGGCACTCGCGTTCCTGCGCGCATCGCTCGGCGAAAACCTGGATGCCGCCATTGCCGACGCGCAGAATGCCGTCGACGCCGAATTGAGCGAGGCCCTGATCACGGCCGACCAGTTCACCTACCTCGGCACCGGCTGGACGATCGGACTCGCTCACGAGGCCGCACTGAAGATGCGCGAGGCTTCGCAGTCCTGGACGGAGTCGTACCCCGCAAAGGAATACCGGCACGGCCCGATGGCCATCGCTTCCCCTGGCCGAGTCACCTGGATGTTCGGCCAGGCACCGCGCGGACTCGCGGGCGATGTCGCGGCAACCGGAGCGCACTTTGAAGACAGCGCCCTCGACGGCATGGCAGACCTGATCCGTGCACAGCGCGTCGCGCTCGAGCGTGCCCGCCGGGCCGGACTCAACCCCGACCAGCCGCGGAACCTGTCGCGCTCCGTCGTCCTCAGCTGA
- a CDS encoding DUF5107 domain-containing protein has product MTVSLSNRTFQIAALGPESPLPMVGAPLESPYQVSAPDRPNGEIPQEIIDGSTYGNPRNMFPYSEQNGYGRPLARRTMRTVVLQNANLRAEFLPELGGRLWELTDLVTNTSLLHSPDTIQLANLALRNAWFAGGIEFNIGSRGHSPTTCSPLHTAVLRTADGTDLLRMWEFDRLRSVVFQLDVWLPEHSPVLLVAVRIRNPNTRAVPMYWWSNAAVPQDAGSRVVAPATSAFATAYSGGIARIDPTNDDGIDGTWPDRAVGARDYFFDIDQHSPAGRRPWIANVDQNGNGLAMISSARLRGRKLFVWGRSPGGEQWQRWLSPNGEQYAEIQAGLAQTQFQNLPMPAASEWSWVEAYGNVRADPGVAHGERDRAINHVQGRVDALVGHGSRNRKGALTGEGTLTGHRARSGENMLETAQRHAYGWADLPPQESVLHGSGWGAVESALRARESEPWIDETGTPFGAATISEVEQPWLDLLTGIPFAGASTFVAGVGWEARLAAQPHNLPAQLHRAVMVHARGGAEARALYEGVIARYEGVVAELDRDVSHARLVALAHRGLALLDLAGADLASPDLAGPDLASLDLTAPELATPELTAPQLTAPDRARADRAGPGTSSALSEYARACALDPGNLVLTVEAATAALALDAPEQAIRLLDAGGARPQSAWSGRLRFLRARALASSGHLEEAGELLTAGIEVADLREGEDLVADLWRQVFPERPVPPQYRFSMHKED; this is encoded by the coding sequence ATGACGGTCAGCTTGTCCAATCGTACGTTCCAGATCGCGGCGCTCGGCCCGGAGAGCCCGTTGCCCATGGTTGGCGCACCGCTGGAGAGCCCATACCAGGTTTCGGCGCCCGATCGGCCCAACGGCGAAATCCCACAGGAGATCATTGACGGATCGACCTATGGCAACCCGCGAAACATGTTCCCGTACTCAGAACAGAACGGCTACGGCAGACCGCTCGCCCGGCGGACCATGCGCACCGTTGTACTTCAGAACGCGAACCTTCGCGCAGAGTTCCTGCCCGAACTCGGTGGCCGGCTGTGGGAGCTGACCGACCTGGTCACGAACACGAGCCTGCTGCACTCGCCTGACACTATTCAGCTGGCGAACCTTGCGCTGCGCAACGCCTGGTTCGCTGGCGGCATCGAATTCAACATCGGCAGCCGCGGGCATTCACCGACAACCTGCAGTCCGCTGCACACGGCCGTACTGCGCACTGCTGACGGCACCGATCTGCTGCGAATGTGGGAGTTCGACCGCCTGCGCTCCGTCGTGTTCCAGCTCGACGTGTGGCTTCCCGAGCACTCCCCCGTGCTGCTTGTTGCTGTGCGGATCCGCAACCCGAACACCCGCGCAGTGCCGATGTATTGGTGGTCGAACGCTGCCGTTCCGCAGGATGCCGGCAGTCGCGTCGTCGCACCCGCCACCTCGGCATTCGCAACGGCATATTCGGGCGGCATCGCAAGAATCGATCCGACGAACGACGATGGAATTGACGGAACGTGGCCGGACCGAGCCGTCGGCGCACGCGACTACTTCTTCGACATCGACCAGCATTCTCCAGCGGGGCGTCGCCCGTGGATCGCGAACGTCGACCAGAACGGCAACGGCCTCGCCATGATCTCGAGCGCCAGACTGCGCGGTCGCAAGTTGTTCGTCTGGGGGCGTTCTCCCGGCGGCGAACAATGGCAACGCTGGCTGAGTCCAAACGGCGAGCAGTACGCCGAGATCCAAGCGGGCCTCGCCCAGACGCAATTCCAGAACCTGCCGATGCCCGCGGCATCCGAGTGGTCCTGGGTTGAGGCATACGGCAACGTGCGCGCGGACCCGGGCGTGGCCCACGGCGAGCGCGACAGGGCCATCAACCACGTGCAGGGCCGAGTGGATGCGCTCGTGGGCCACGGTTCCCGCAACAGGAAGGGCGCCCTCACCGGCGAGGGCACCCTCACCGGCCACCGTGCGCGCAGCGGCGAGAACATGCTGGAGACCGCACAACGGCACGCGTACGGCTGGGCGGATCTGCCGCCGCAAGAATCGGTACTGCACGGCAGCGGGTGGGGTGCAGTGGAGTCGGCGCTGCGGGCGCGCGAGTCCGAGCCGTGGATCGACGAGACGGGAACCCCCTTCGGCGCAGCGACGATCAGCGAGGTGGAACAGCCGTGGTTAGACCTGCTGACGGGGATACCATTCGCCGGTGCATCGACGTTCGTGGCGGGCGTCGGCTGGGAGGCGCGTCTCGCCGCGCAGCCGCACAATCTGCCTGCGCAGCTGCACCGCGCGGTGATGGTGCACGCCCGCGGCGGAGCCGAGGCCCGCGCGCTCTACGAGGGTGTCATCGCGCGCTACGAGGGTGTCGTCGCAGAACTCGATCGGGATGTTTCGCACGCGCGCCTTGTCGCACTCGCGCATCGCGGCCTTGCACTGCTGGACCTTGCAGGTGCGGATCTCGCAAGTCCGGATCTCGCAGGTCCGGATCTCGCAAGTCTTGATCTCACCGCGCCAGAACTCGCCACGCCGGAACTCACTGCGCCACAACTCACTGCGCCGGATCGAGCACGTGCAGACAGAGCGGGTCCGGGCACATCTTCTGCGCTCAGCGAGTATGCGCGCGCCTGTGCGCTCGATCCGGGCAACCTTGTGCTCACCGTGGAGGCGGCGACCGCCGCTCTCGCCCTTGATGCACCCGAACAAGCCATCCGATTGCTGGATGCCGGCGGTGCGCGACCGCAATCCGCGTGGAGTGGTCGGCTGCGATTCCTGCGAGCGCGTGCGCTTGCGAGCAGCGGGCACCTCGAGGAGGCCGGCGAGCTGCTCACGGCGGGCATCGAAGTCGCCGACCTGCGCGAGGGTGAGGATCTGGTGGCCGATCTCTGGCGACAGGTTTTTCCAGAGCGACCGGTTCCACCGCAGTATCGATTCAGCATGCACAAGGAGGACTGA
- a CDS encoding 1-phosphofructokinase family hexose kinase has protein sequence MILTVTPNPAIDMTYYVESFERGESLRVDTGIARAGGKGLNVARVARQVGGDTLALTTAGGETGHELEADLIASALPYRLVPVAAATRRSVAVVEAAHRSTTIMNERGAALTGAEWRALLAAATEQLGAPNRSGAGQIGAGQIDAGQTAAGPTGAGQAGAGATGAVPGCVVGSGSLPPGVPDAFYADLVTAAAARGLPVVIDAVGPALLKAARAGADVVKPNRAELLETTGESDPAVGARILLDAGARLVLVSLGEDGMLIIDAHDVAHPLHARLPRALDGNPTGAGDAAVAAVAISLAEGALDPVTILRRATAWSAAAVLMPVAGAIAENYRELERLLILEPWTA, from the coding sequence ATGATCCTCACCGTGACTCCAAACCCAGCCATCGACATGACCTATTACGTCGAGTCGTTCGAGCGGGGTGAGAGCCTGCGGGTCGATACCGGCATCGCTCGGGCCGGGGGCAAAGGGTTGAACGTCGCCCGCGTCGCACGCCAGGTCGGTGGCGACACGTTGGCATTGACGACCGCGGGTGGCGAGACCGGGCACGAACTCGAAGCCGACCTGATCGCATCCGCGCTGCCGTATCGACTGGTCCCCGTTGCCGCTGCGACACGGAGGAGCGTCGCCGTCGTGGAGGCGGCACATCGTTCGACGACGATCATGAACGAGCGCGGCGCCGCGCTGACCGGTGCGGAGTGGCGTGCCCTTCTCGCTGCGGCGACGGAACAGCTCGGGGCCCCAAACCGGAGCGGCGCAGGCCAGATTGGCGCAGGCCAGATCGACGCAGGCCAGACCGCCGCAGGCCCGACCGGCGCAGGCCAGGCCGGCGCGGGCGCGACCGGCGCGGTTCCAGGCTGCGTCGTCGGCTCCGGGAGTCTTCCGCCCGGTGTTCCCGACGCGTTCTATGCCGATCTGGTGACGGCTGCTGCCGCGCGTGGCCTGCCGGTCGTGATCGACGCGGTCGGACCCGCCCTGCTGAAGGCAGCACGCGCGGGCGCCGATGTCGTGAAGCCGAACCGAGCCGAATTACTCGAAACGACCGGCGAGTCGGATCCAGCAGTCGGAGCACGCATCCTGCTGGATGCGGGCGCCAGACTGGTGCTGGTGTCGCTCGGCGAAGACGGCATGCTCATCATCGACGCTCACGATGTCGCCCACCCGCTCCACGCCCGCCTGCCGCGCGCTCTTGACGGCAATCCAACGGGCGCCGGCGACGCTGCTGTCGCCGCGGTCGCGATCAGTCTCGCCGAGGGTGCCCTCGATCCTGTGACGATCTTGAGACGCGCGACCGCATGGTCGGCTGCGGCGGTGCTCATGCCGGTTGCTGGGGCGATCGCCGAAAATTATCGTGAACTCGAGCGACTGCTCATTCTCGAACCCTGGACCGCCTGA
- a CDS encoding N-acetylglucosamine kinase — MRKQLAIDAGGTTTRAVVLDSNGRTLGYGRAGSGNPTASGIEGAAAAVLTAARRALRSDATPTDPKSSALIALAGSESAQFRHAVAALIGPLGFEGGVATEPDLAGMFFSGTFRQHGYGLIAGTGAVAARIEHGKLERVAGGAGWLLGDSGSGFWIGRRVLRAVTAAIDGLGPSTALTALVLGSLGLAADPGSDRANTNHANTTLANSTTANGAETSVQGRPRVLFELIDAVYALPPVQLARFAPLAFQAQTDAVARDILRGAATALSDLLATVHDPRRGGELVVGGSVLTAGLRDAPEIFGPPLAAVAPNATVLSVPDGLVGAAVLSLRHAGVAVDAALFSRLRADIARSAAAYTEEVETP; from the coding sequence ATGCGCAAACAGCTCGCAATTGATGCAGGAGGCACGACGACACGAGCCGTCGTGCTGGACTCGAACGGGCGCACGCTCGGGTACGGTCGCGCGGGCAGCGGCAACCCGACGGCATCCGGAATCGAAGGCGCAGCGGCGGCCGTGCTGACCGCCGCACGACGCGCGTTGCGATCGGATGCGACCCCGACCGACCCGAAATCGTCCGCGCTGATCGCGCTGGCCGGGTCAGAGTCGGCGCAATTCCGGCATGCCGTGGCGGCCCTGATCGGCCCTCTCGGCTTCGAGGGAGGCGTGGCGACCGAGCCGGATCTGGCCGGAATGTTCTTCTCGGGCACCTTCCGCCAGCACGGCTATGGCTTGATCGCCGGAACCGGCGCCGTCGCCGCGCGGATCGAGCACGGAAAACTCGAACGGGTCGCGGGCGGCGCGGGCTGGCTGCTCGGTGACTCCGGCTCGGGATTCTGGATCGGGCGGCGCGTCCTGCGCGCGGTAACAGCAGCCATCGACGGGCTTGGGCCTTCGACCGCGCTGACCGCGCTGGTGCTGGGCTCGCTCGGGCTCGCCGCCGACCCGGGCAGCGACCGGGCGAACACCAACCACGCGAACACCACGCTTGCAAACAGCACCACTGCAAACGGTGCAGAGACCAGTGTGCAAGGTCGCCCGCGCGTGCTATTCGAGTTGATCGACGCCGTGTACGCACTGCCGCCTGTGCAGCTCGCGCGCTTCGCTCCCCTCGCATTCCAGGCACAGACGGATGCCGTCGCGCGCGACATCCTGAGGGGCGCCGCAACTGCGTTGTCCGACTTGCTCGCCACCGTGCATGATCCGCGACGCGGCGGCGAACTCGTCGTCGGCGGGAGCGTTCTGACAGCAGGGCTGCGGGATGCCCCCGAGATCTTCGGCCCGCCGCTGGCCGCCGTTGCTCCGAATGCGACGGTGCTCAGCGTGCCGGACGGCCTGGTCGGAGCCGCGGTGCTCTCTCTGCGCCACGCGGGAGTCGCCGTCGATGCCGCATTGTTCTCGCGGCTGCGCGCCGACATCGCCCGATCAGCAGCCGCATACACGGAAGAGGTGGAGACGCCATGA